The sequence CGGTTAAAGTTTTTTTGTCTAATTTTTCGGACCAATAAGGCGTTAGAACGGTATGAGCCGAGCCGGTAACCGGATCTTCGTCGATACCTTCGTTTGGCACAAATACTCTCGAGACGAAATCGACTTCTTTTCCTCTTGCGGAAATGATTACGGCATGTCGGTGCAATTTTTTAATTGCTTCGATGTCGGGAATATAATTGCGAACAAAATCTTCGTCGTCGAAAATCAACAGAAGGAAAAAACCGTCTTCGAGCGATTCGATCGGTTTTCTGCCAAAACATTCGAATGTTCCTTCGGGAGCAGCCGTCGGTTTCGGTTTGTGAGAAGGGAAATCGAGCGTTAAATAATCATTTTCTTTCGAGACAGAAAGAAGTCCGCTTTTTGAAACGAAATTTAAAACCCGCGCATTCTTTTCGATGAAATTGAAAATGACAAACGCAGCGGCGAGCGTGGCGTGACCGCAAAGAGGAACTTCCGAAACCGGCGTCATCCAACGAATTTTGTAATTGTCCCCGTTTTTGATAAAAAACGCC comes from Melioribacter roseus P3M-2 and encodes:
- a CDS encoding PhzF family phenazine biosynthesis protein, which translates into the protein MELDIYQVDAFTSELFKGNPAAVVPLENWLDDNLMQKLAAENNLSETAFFIKNGDNYKIRWMTPVSEVPLCGHATLAAAFVIFNFIEKNARVLNFVSKSGLLSVSKENDYLTLDFPSHKPKPTAAPEGTFECFGRKPIESLEDGFFLLLIFDDEDFVRNYIPDIEAIKKLHRHAVIISARGKEVDFVSRVFVPNEGIDEDPVTGSAHTVLTPYWSEKLDKKTLTARQVSKRGGELICHYLEDRTRIKGNAVLYLKGKIYC